The DNA sequence TCGGGTGGCACTGTCGACCCGGTACGGGATCGGGGCGGCCAACTTGAGCTCCTGGCTCAACGCCTCGGCCGCGGACCGGTGGGAGACGAAGACCGTGGAGCAGAGCATCTTCGCGGCATATCCGGTCACCAGACCGGCCGGCGCCTGAGCCACAGCAGGAGCCGCCGCCACGGCGGTCAGGAGCAGGGCGAGACCGGGTCGGTTCATGACGTCACTTCCAGATCGCAATCGTGTCGAGGGGCTTCCGGGTCAAATCGGGGACCAAGGCACCGGGCGCGGGATATCCGACCGGCATGACCAGCATGGCCTTCTCGTTGGCCGGCCGGCCCAACAGCTCCGCCAAGAACCCCATCGGATTCGGGGTGTGGGTCAAGGTGACGAGGCCGATCTGGTGCACCGCGGCGATGAAGAATCCCGCGGCGATGCCGCAAGACTCCTGGGTGTAGTAGTAGGTTCGCTTCGACCCATCGGGCTTGACCCCGTAAGCCTGGCGGAACAACACCACCACCCAGGGCGCGTCGGTCAAATGAGGTTTGTGCTCATCGGTGCCGAGTGGCGCGAGCGCCTCGACCCACTCTTCGGGGGCCCGGCCGTGATAGAAATCGTGTTCCTCGAGCTCCGCAGCCTCCCGGATCTTTCGCTTCAGCTCGGGATCGGACACCGCGACAAAGGTCCACGGCTGTTGGTGGGCGCCACTCGGCGCCGTGCCGGCCACCCGGAGCGCGCATTCGATCAAATCCTTCGGCACCGGTTCAGGGGAGAAATGGCGGGTGGTGCGCCGCCGATTCATCTCCTCGTAGAACGCCCGGCCCTGTTGCCGGGACGCCTCAAGCGACTGGCGGGTGAACACCAGTGGCACGAACGGATGGGCCTTCCCGGCGAACTGCGATGCGGTGGTATCACTCATGGTGTCAGCGAGTTTGGGGAAAGCCAAGGTTGACCGAGCTGGTGGCCGGGTCGGGCCACCGGCTGGTGACGACTTTGCCACGAGTGTAGAAATGCACCCCATCGGGTCCGTAGATATGGGTGTCGCCGAACAGCGAATCTTTCCAACCGCCAAACGAGTAATAGGCCACCGGTACCGGGATCGGAACGTTGATCCCGACCATGCCACAGGTCACCTCGGACTGAAACCGCCGGGCCGCCCCGCCGTCCCTGGTAAAAATCGCGGCGCCGTTCCCATACTGATTCTGGTTGACGATATCGAGCGCCTCCTCGTACGTCCCCGCCCGGACCACCGACAGCACCGGGCCGAAGATCTCGTCCCGATAGACCGCCATACTGGGTGTGACTCGGTCAACCAGCGACACGCCGAGGAAGAAGCCCTGGCCCGCAAAGGTCTGGCCCCGGCCGTCGGTCACCACCGTGGCCCCCTCCTGCTTAGCCAGATCGAGGTAGGAGGCCACCTTGTCGCGATGCTCCTTGGTAATCAGGGGACCCATCTCCGCGGCCGGGTCGGTACCCGGCCCGATCTTGATCCGGCCGAGCCGGGCCGCAATCGCCTCGACCAAGGCATCGGCGATCGACCCCACGGCCACCACCACCGAAATGGCCATACATCGCTCACCGGCCGATCCGTACGCCGCACTGACCGCCGCGTCGGCCGCCGCGCCAAGATCGGCGTCCGGTAGCACCACCATGTGGTTCTTCGCTCCGCCTAACGCCTGGACCCGCTTTCCGGCGGCGGTGCCCCGCTGGTAGATGGCCCGGGCCACCGGGGTCGACCCGACGAAACTGATGGCCTGGACGGTCCGATGATCGAGCAACCGGTCCACCGCCACCTTATCTCCGTGGACCACGTTGAGCACCCCGTCGGGGAGGCCGGCCTCGGTCAGCCACTTGGCGAGCACCAACGCGGCGGAAGGATCCTTCTCCGACGGTTTCAGAATGACCGTATTACCGCAGGCAATGGCGTTCGAAATCATCCAGAGCGGAACCATGGCCGGGAAGTTGAACGGCGTAATCGCGGCGACGACCCCAAGCGGCTGGCGGATCGAATAGACGTCGACCCCGGTCGACACGCCCTCGCTGTAGCCGCCCTTGAGCAACTCGGGAATGCCCGCCGCAAACTCGACGTTCTCGATGCCCCGGGCCACCTCGCCGGCCGCGTCGGACGGGACCTTCCCGTGCTCTTGGCTGATGACATTGGCCAACTCGGCCCGTCGCTCCACCAGAATGTGCCGGAACCGAAAGAACACGTCGGCCCGTTTGCCCAACGGGGCGGCGCTCCACGACACGGCCGCCTTGGCCGCGGCCGCGACGGCCTCATCGACTTCCTCGGCCGAGGCAAAGTCGACCGCGGCCTGCTGCTCGCCGAGGGCCGGATTGAAGACCGGACCGCTCCGGCCGGAACGACCCTTGACCTCGTGGCCGCCGATGTAATGAGAAATCGTTCGCACAGAAAACCTATTGGCAGTAGTGACGGGCGGTAGCCGCGAGAACGTCCGCGGTCTGATAAACACTTTCCAGATCGACCCATTCGACGGCCGCGTGGGCCCCGGCGCCGGTCGGGCCGAACACCACGGTCTCGACGCCGGCGGCGGCCAGCAAGGCCGAGTCCATCCACGGGGTGTCGCCCACCATCTTGGGCGTCGAGCCCAGCACGCCGAGAGCGCCGACGGCCAACGACCGAACGATGCCGGCCTCGGGCGAGACTTCGAACGGCTCCCGCGCAAAAAAACATTCCACCCGAGACTGAAAGCCGGGATCCTCGGCCTCGAGTTCGGACCGGAGCGCCTGGATCTCGGCCATCGCGCTGGCTTCGGTTTCGCCGGGGATGGTCCGCCGCTCGATCTCGATCCGGCAATTCGCCGCGTAGGTGCTGAGCCCGGTGCCACCATGGAGGGTCGCGGCGTGAAGCGACGGCGGGCCGACCAATCGGTGGGCCAACCGGCGCCGGAGCTCTTGCTCCAACCGATCGAGGCGGCCCAAGAACCGCCCCATCCGCATATTCGCGTCAAGGCCTTGGTCGACCTTGCTCCCATGCGCCGCCCGGCCCTGGGTTTCGACCGCAATCCAGAGATACCCCTTGTGGGCCAGGCAGATCTCGAGCGCGGTCGGCTCGGTGACGATGGCACCGTCGACCTTGATCCGTTGAACCAGATCGGCGGTGCCGCAGCTGCCGTACTCCTCATCAGCCACCGCGGCCACGATCACGTCCCCCCGAAGCCGGGCGCCGCTTTCCTGGAGCAGCTTCACGGCGGTGATGCTGGCCGCCACACTGCCCTTCATGTCGAAGGAGCCCCGCCCATAGAGCTTACCATCCCGCACGGCACCCGAGAACGGCTCCGCCATCCCCTCGACCTCGACCGTATCATAGTGGCCGTTCAGCATCAAACTCTTCCCGCCCCCGGTACCCCGAAGCCGGCCGGTGACACTGATCCGGCCCGGTTCGGGCTCGTACCGCTCGACCTCGAGGCCAAGTTCCGCGAGCCGGGCCGCAGTGTAGTCGGCAATCTCCCGTTCGCCGGGCGCCCCAGCGACCAGTTTGGGGTTGACGGAGTTGATTTGGACCAGGCGCTGAAGGATGGTCAGGCACCAGGCTCGGCACTCGGCACTCGGCACTCGGGGCTCGGCGGTCAGAAGGTGCGGGGGAAGGTAATCAGGGGAGTGGGGTTGGTTTCAGGTGGCGGTTGAACCACGAGAGGGAGCGGGTGATTCGGTCTTGGATGTGGACGGGGTTTCGAATCCCATGGCCTTCGCCGGGGTAGATCATGAATTCGGTTTCGACGCCGTTGTGCTGGAGGCCTTTCCAGAATTCGTAGGATTGGGCGGCCGGGGTTTCGATGTCTCCCTCGCCGACGAGGATGAGTGTCGGGGTTTTGGCCTGTTTGATGAAGGTCATCGGGGCGCTCCGGGCATAGACCTCGGAGTCGTCGTAGACGGCGGCGCCGAAGTAGCCCAGCAACCATTCGTTGATACCGTTTTGGGCCCAGTAGCTCAGCCAATTGGCAATCCCGGCACCGGCCACGGCCGCTTTGAAACGCCGGGTTTGGGTCACCGCCCACATCGTCATGTAGCCGCCGTAGCTCCAGCCGGTGATCCCGACCCGGGCGGTGTCGATCGGCGCTCGGAGGCCGGCCGCGTCGACACCGAGCAGGATGTCCCGGAGGTCGCCGTAGCCGAAGTCTTTCACGTTCGCCCGCGTGAACGCCTGGCCAAAGCCCTGACTCCCGCGCGGATTCGGCAGGAAGACGTAGTAACCGGCCTCGAGCAGCGACCGCTCCGTAGTGGTGGCGCTGCTCAACCAGCGCGGTTGATGGGCCGAGGCGGGGCCGCCGTGCACGATGACCACCATCGGATGGCGGCGGGACGGGTCGGCGTTCTTCGGGTGGAGGAGCCAGCCCTGGATCGTCAAGGCGTCGCTGGTCCAATGGAGATTGGCGCTTTGTCCAAGGACCGGCTCGAGTCCGTCATTGACTCGGGTGACCTGCTTCCACTGACCGATCGGCCCGGCCCACACTTCCGGCGGCCGCTCGAACGAATGCCGGATCAACCCCGACACCGCCCCGTCCCGCGAAAGGGCGAGGCCCCCAACCCCGACGCCCGCCACCGCGTGGATACTCTCGCCGGCTTGCCAGAGCAGCTTGGTCTCGCCGGTTCCGGGGTCGACGGTGCCGATCGCGCTCCCGCCATCGGCCCAGGCTGTGAAGACGATTCGGTTCGGACCGGCGGTCCAGGCGAGCCAGTTGGGCGAGATTTGAATGCCCGGCGTCAGGTTCCGGGGCACGCCACCCGCGGCATCGACCAGGTACACGTCCCCGCCGGGAACCCCCTCGTCGCTCATCAACCCGCCGACATAGGCGATCCGGCTTCCATCTGGCGACCACCGGGGCGAGGCGATTTGCATCCCAGGCTTGCCTAACGATCGGGCACCGCTCCCGGTGGCGTCCATGATCCAGATTTCATCGGTGTACCAGCCGCTGTCGCCCGGGCCGGGGGCCGCCGCGGCCAGGAATCGGGAACCATCCGGCGACCAGGCAAACTCGTGGACGTAGAGATCGGGTCGCGAGATCTGCCGAACCACGCCGGTGGTCAGGTCGACGGCCGCGATCCGCTGAGCATCGAATTGCCGGCCGATCAGCCCGGTGTCCCGGGCTTGCGGGGCCAGCGGGCCCGACGGGCGGGTTGGATTCTCCGTGTTGAGCAGCGCGATGGTCCGCCCGTCGGGAGACCATCGGAGGCCGGCGGTGTTGCCGCGGAGCCAGGCAACTTGGCGGACCGCTCCCGACGCCCTCGTCATGACGTAGAGGGCCGGCCGCCCACCCGATTCGGCAAGCAGGGCCAACCGGGTCCCATCCGGCGACCACGCCAGGTCTCGTTCCGTCCCCCGAACCGCCGGGACGACCACCCGCCGGGCCGTCCCCCCGGCGACCGCGACGACGTTCACGCCCGGGGCGTCCGCCGGATCCCGGGGACCGATCCAGGCGAGCATCGTCCCGTCCGGAGTGAGCGACAGATCGCGAAACGACCGAGCCTCTCGGGTGGTGTTCGGACGTTGGGCACCCACCGAAACCGCCGTCGCGAGCAGCCCGAGCACGATCCCAAATGATCGGAAGGGTAAAAGCATGGAGACTCCGCAGCCTGGTGAGGTGTGACCAAGATAAAGCAATCGGGGCGAGCTTTCGCTCGCCCCGATGCGCCAAAGTTACCCAACAGCCCCAAGGGTCAGGGCGTGTCGACGGTGCAGTCGGCCGGTTTGTAGTTTGGGTTGTTCTCTTCCGGCTGCGGGACGATCAACGCGGCTTGGGTACCCCGCGTCAACCCCTGTTTGTGGTACGCCCCGGACGGATAGACCGCCTGTTTCGCCCGACCGTACTGGCGGACCATCCGGCGGAGATCGCCGAGACGGTGAGCGGTCAAGTACATCCAGAACGCCCGCTCCCGGAAGGTCAGGTTTTCCTGCGCGGTCCTGGTGCCGGGATCCACCAGCGGAGTAAGCGCCGGCACGGTGGCCCGGGCCTCATTGAGCTTCTGGAGCCAGAGGCCGGTGCTGTTGGCCTGGAGAGCTGCCTCGGCCTCGATCAACCGCGCCTCGATCCCGGTCGCCATTGCAACCGGCGAGTCGATCGTGAGGTACTTCCTCTGGACCACCATCGGGGTCACGGTGTCGTTCCGTGACAGACCCGTCGCGGTCACTGGAACCCGCGGGTCCGCGGCGCTGGCGAAGTCGAGGCCGGTGCCCCCTTCCAGATTGGAGACCGAGTAGATGTCGCTCGCCGTCTGGAGTTGGACCTGGTTGGTCTGCCGGCCCGGAGGGGCGGCATGGAGGAAGTTGTAGACGAAAGTCGTGGGCACGGCGGCCACCGCGGTGGCCGCCTGGGCATATTGGCTCAGGTTGAGCAGGGCCCGGCCCCGAATCACCGCGATCATGTTCTGGATCCGGGCATCGCCACCGGTGCTCCCGGCCGCCGTGGCCAGCCGCTCGAGCGCCCGATTGAACAGCTGCGCCGTGGTAAAGGGGGTCCCCAAGCTTATGGCCGGATCCCGCTCGGAAATCGGCGTCCCCGAGCAGAACATTTCACCGAACATCACGTAGCTGAGCCCAGCCAAGCCCCACATTTCACCGGTCCGAGGATCGCTCGCCGGCAGCCGGCGAGCGGCGCCCTCGAGCGCGGTTCGAGCGCGTTGGAGCGCGTGGAACGGGCCGCCGTTGCCCGAGGCGACGCTGTTGGTGGCCAACACGCTGCGGAGATCCCATTCACGAACCGCGGGCGGCGTGCTCGCGTGCATCAACTCGTCGACAAACATGCCTCCGAAGATGACCACGCCGCTGCCGCCGGTCGTCGCCACCACGATGTCGGAAATGGCCCCGGAATAGAGCGCCGCCTGCCCCTCCGGCGTCTCCAACTTGTCCGGGGTAATCACGTCCGGAGTATCCGGCATGAGAATAGTGTCCTTCGAGCAGGCCGTCGCGAACCCGGCAAGCAGCAACGTGCTCCCGACGACGCGGGCCAAGCTCGTGAATTTGCTGGTCATGACCTGATAATCCTTTCGAGCTGGCATGGTTAGAAGCCGAGGTTGACGCGGAAGATTCCGATCAGCGGCTGGGCCTGCTGAACGAAGTTGTAGTTCGGACCGTCGACGGATTGAGTGTTGTTCTCCGGGTCCCAACTGGTGAAGCCGAACGTCTTCAGATACAGGTTTCGGCCGGTCAAGGTGATGTTCATGGTCCGGGCCCCGAACAGACCGGCCAGCGACTTGCTGCCGGTATAGGTGATCGACGCCTCGCGGAGCCGCAAGTGTTCGGCATTCTCTCCGTAGGCGCCGAACGCCCGCGGACCGGCAATCGCCTTCGCTTGCTCCTTGAGCGACACGGAGGGGTCATGGAGAGCCTGGCAGTTCACCTGGAAGGCGCACTGGAACAGACCGTTGACGTTCAGGGTGACGAAGCCACCGCGATAGTCGAACTGCCCACCGATTCGGAGCCGGTTGTTGAAGAGCGACAAACTGGTGTTAACTGCCAAGTTCCGACTCGGTACGGTCGAGCCGAGGAACATCAGGGTATCCGTCACGGTCACTTCGCTCGGATCGATGGCACCGTCGCCGTTTTTGTCCGCGAAACCGGTCAAGCCCTGCCACCAGAGCCCGAACATCGGGTATCCGGGAATGTTCTTGAAGCCGAACCCGACGATCGGCGGTACCCCGGGCGCCAACGAAACCAGCCGGTTTTTGTTGCCGGAGGCCTCGACTTGGACGTCCCAGGTAATGCTCTTCTTCTCGATCACCCGGGCATTGATGGATATCTCGACGCCCTCGTTGGTGACGACCCCAACGTTTTCCAGCCGGGCGGACACGCCACCCAACGAGAACGGCTGCGTCCGTTGCACCAAGGCATCACTGGTCTTCTTGTTGTAGTAGGTAACCTCGAAGTTGACCCGGTTGTTGAGAAAGCCCGCATCGAAGCCGGTCTCGAATTCCCGGGACCGCTCCGGCTTCAGGCCGGCGTCGCCCAAACCACCGAGGGTCACGCCCGGAACCGCGGGCTGTCCGAAAATCGACGCGGTCACCGGCGTTGCATACGTCAGCGCATCGAGCGGCCGCGGTGACTGCCCCGTGACGCCGAAGGCGGCCCGGAGCCGGAGGCTGTTGAGCAAACCGCCATCCTTGGGCTCGATGGCCACCCACGACCCGGCCACCTTGGGATAGTAAGCCGAACGCGACGCCGCACCGAAGGCACTGTTGTCGTCGATCCGGAGCGCCCCGCTCAAGAAGAGCCGGTCGTCGAGGCTCACCTGTTGCTCGACATAGGTGCCCAAGGTGATGACGTCGAAGGTCACCTCCGACAATGACTTCTGGGCACCGGCGGACAGGGCGATGATGCCCGGAGGCAGGATATCGGCTTGGCCGTTCACGGCGAATAACTTGTCGTGGTTGTACTGGACGCCGAGCGAAGTCTTGGCTCCGATTCGCCCAGTCAGCGTGTACTGGGCAGTGCTGTTCAGATCGACCGTGTACTTGGTGTCGATCGACCGGTTGAACATCCGTTTGCCCTGGTTCTCCGTGCCGCAGGTCAAGCAACCCTGGCCCCGGAACACGTTCTGTTCATCGACGTAGTTGAGGTAGTCAAGCCCAAAAGTACCGCGGCTCGACAGCCACGAGAACGGCCGCCAGTTGACGGTCCCGCTGTTGATGAAGTGATCGTTCTTCCGGTAGGTCTCTTCCCCGATCGAATTCGCCGGCCGGGAGAAGCCGTAGCCCCCTGTTGCCGGGAACAGAGCCGGATTGGCCGAGCCAAACATCGCCGTCCCGATCATCGACTGGAAATTGTCGCCGGTCTGGGGCAACCGGATGTTGTTGACGACAACGCCCGAGGAAACCGAGACCTCGAGGTTGCTTCGGGGACTCGCGTTCAGATTGAGGCGGAAGTTGTACTTGTTGAAATGGTTCGGGCGGACCTGGGAGTGCGGCAGATCGGCCACGGTGGCCAGGCCCCGCTTGGTCGCCAAAAAGTCGGCCTCAGCGTCGGCGAGCTTCAGAACCCCGGTCTCGAGTTCCGATTCAGCCGATACGAAGTACCGCATGACGTCGGTACCGCCGGCAACGCTGGTACCCAACTGGTTCCGGAACCCGGTCGTGAACGGCGTCGTGGCTTGGGGATTGAGCAGATCCAAGACGTTCCGTTGCGCCACCTGGCAGACGCCGGCCTTTTCCTGCCAAGTAAAGCAGTCAGAGTTTAGGGCCCCGACCCGGCTGTTGAAATACGTGCTCGGATAGTGGTAGGTGTCTTTGATCCCGCCGCCTTCGATCCAGCTGTTCCACAGCGGCGCCCCGGCCCGACCCCGCTTGGTCGTGACCCGGATAACGCCGTTGGCGGCCTGGGTTCCGTAGAGCGTCGCCGCCGACGGGCCTTTCACGATCTCGATCGATTCGATTTCTTCCGGATTAAGATCGTTCAACTTCGACACCGTACTCCCACCGACGAACCCGCCGGCCGCGGCGTCAGCCGCCACCCGGATCCCGTCGACGTAGAGCAACGGATCGTTGGAGAGCGACACCGAGCTCAAGCCGCGAATTCGGATCCGGGCGCCGGTACCGCTGGTCCCGTTGCTCTGCATCACGGTCACGCCGGACACCCGGCCGCTCAACACCTGCATCAGGTTGGTGGTCGGGCTCGTCTCGACCAACTGGGCCGCCTGGATCTTGCCGACCGTGTTGCCGAGTTCCCGGGAGGCCTGCTCACCGGTGGCCGTGGTCACAATTTCTTCCAGTTGGAACGGCACCGATTTGAGGCTCCAGTCCAGGGTCACGCCGCCGCCCGCCGCGACCGTGACGGATTTGGTCTGGGAGGCATAGCCGAGCATGAACACCCGGAACGTGTGCGGGCCGCCGGTGACACCCCGAATGGTGTACTGCCCCTGCTGGTTGGTCACGGCGTACACCTGCTGCGTCGTGGCCTGAACCCGGGCCCCGACCAACGGCTGGCCGTTCGACTCGTCGGTGACCTTGCCGGACACCGTGGCTTGTTGCGCGGCCGCCTGGCTCGTGACTAGGAAACCGAGTGCGAGTGCCAGAGCGCCTCGCATCCATCGCGTGACTGAACGTCGCATGAAACCCCTTAACTAAATGGAGGTGTAGATCGAACCGCTGTCCACTGATAATCTTTCGTCCAAAGAGCAAGAAGTATTCCACCTAACCAGTTCCGCCAAGTCATTCACCGGAAAGGACCTACTTCTCTTCACCATGCCGCCGCGTTGAATCACTGCGTGTCAATTCGACACACCAGACCCCAAACGCCGATCGGCGTTCACGTGCTCAAAATGATGGCATTTGTATACCAATAACTCTACGACATCAACCCCGTACTCGCAAATCTGACTTCGGGGCTTGGGCGTTGATCAGTAGACACCGGGCCGGCCCCGGCCGTAGTTTCCCCCGATGCAACTCCTTGGAAAAACCGCGCTGGTCTGCGGGAGCACGCAGGGGATCGGGCTCGCGGCCGCGATGGCCCTGGCCGAGTCCGGCGCCAATGTCGTCCTGATGGCTCGGAGTGAGGAGCGCTTGGCTGCCACCCTGAGCCGGCTTCCGCGCCCCAACCAAACCCAAAGGCACTCGACCGCCTCCGCCGATTTCAGTCACCCAGCCAGCGCCGCCGCCGCGGTGGACCGGTGGCTTGCCGGAGGTGATTCCATTCACATCCTGGTCAACAACAGCGGGGGCCCCCCCGGCGGGCCGATCGTCGCGGCAACGGCCGAGGCCTTTGTCGCTGCGTTCCAGAGCCTGCTGGTCACCAGCCACCTGATCTCCCAAGCTGTGGTCCCCGGGATGAAGGCCGCCGGCTATGGCCGGATCATCAACGTGGTGTCCACCTCGGTCCGGCAACCCCTGAAGGGGCTCGGCGTTTCCAACACCGTCAGGGGCGCCGTCGCCAGTTGGGCCAAGACCCTGGCCGGCGAGCTCGGCCCCTTCGGCATCACGGTCAACAACATCCTCCCCGGCGCCACCCGCACCAGCCGGCTCGACGCCGTGATCGACAACCGCGCCCAGGCCACCGGCCACCCCCGCGAGAAGGTCGAAGCCGAAATGCTCGCCGAAATCCCGCTGGGTCGCTTCGCCGCCCCCGAAGAAATCGCCCACGCCATCCGCTTTCTCGCGAGCCCCGACGCCGCCTACATCACCGGCGTCAGCCTCCCGGTCGACGGCGGCCGAATCTCGAGCCTATGACCCGCCGAGTGCCGAGTGCCGAGCGCCGAGTCCCGAACTACATCAACGGCGCCCTCGTCGCCCCCGCCGCCGGCCGCTACCTCGACAACATCGACCCGGCCACCGGTACCGTCATTTCCCTGGTGCCCGACAGCGACGAATCCGACGTCGCGGCCGCCGTGGCTGCGGCCGTGGCCGCGTTCCGCCCGTGGGCCGAGCTCCCGGCCTCGGAGCGGTCCCGATACCTCACCCGGATCGCGGATCGGATCGAAGCCCGGCTGGCCGAGTTTGCCCGAGCCGAATCGATCGACACCGGCAAGCCGTTGGCGCTCGCCACCACGCTCGATATCCCGCGCGCCGCGGCCAATTTTCGATTCTTTGCCACGGCCATTCTCCACACCGCGGCTGAGAGCCACGCCACCGACTACTCCGCCATCAACTACACGCTCCGCCGGCCCCGTGGGGTGGCGGGCCTGATCTCGCCGTGGAACCTGCCGCTCTATTTGTTGTCGTGGAAAATCGCGCCGGCCATCGCGACCGGGAATACGGCGGTTGCCAAACCCTCGGAACTCACGCCGACGACCGCGGCTTTGCTCGCCGAAGTGTGCCAAGAGGTCGGGTTGCCGCCGGGCGTCTTGAATCTGGTCCATGGCCTTGGCGCCTCGGCCGGCGCGGCGATCGTCGCGCACCCGGCCGTCAAGACCATCTCGTTCACCGGCGGCACCGCCACCGGGGCCACGATCGCCCGGAGCGCGGCCCCGGTGTTCAAGAAGTTGACCCTCGAGCTCGGCGGGAAGAATCCGACGATCATCTTCGCCGACACGGACCTCGACCAGCACCTCGGATCGATCGTCCGGTCATCGTTCGCCAATCAAGGCGAGATCTGTCTCTGCGGCTCGCGGATCTTGGTGGAGCAGTCGCTCTACGATCAGTTCGTGGCCCGGTTCACTGCGGCGGTCGCGGCCCTGACGATCGGCGACCCGCTCGAACCGGGCACCGATCTCGGACCGTTGATCAGTGCGGGGCATCGGGACAAAGTGATGGGCTACATCGCGCTGGCTCGATCGGAAGGCGGCGTGATCCGGACCGGCGGGGGTGCTCCCGCCACAGTGCCGGCCCGATGCGCCAACGGCTACTACGTGGCGCCGACCGTGATCGCCAACCTCCCGATGGGCTGCCGGACCAATCAGGAGGAAATCTTTGGGCCCGTCGTCACCGTGATGCCGTTCCGGGACGAAGCCCATGCCATCGAGCTGGCCAACGACAGTCCGTATGGCCTGGCCGCTTCGCTCTGGACCAATAATCTGACCCGGGCCCACCGGGTGGCCGAGCAGGTCCAATGCGGCACCATCTGGGTCAACTGTTGGCTCCTTCG is a window from the Gemmatimonadota bacterium genome containing:
- a CDS encoding aldehyde dehydrogenase, with product MTRRVPSAERRVPNYINGALVAPAAGRYLDNIDPATGTVISLVPDSDESDVAAAVAAAVAAFRPWAELPASERSRYLTRIADRIEARLAEFARAESIDTGKPLALATTLDIPRAAANFRFFATAILHTAAESHATDYSAINYTLRRPRGVAGLISPWNLPLYLLSWKIAPAIATGNTAVAKPSELTPTTAALLAEVCQEVGLPPGVLNLVHGLGASAGAAIVAHPAVKTISFTGGTATGATIARSAAPVFKKLTLELGGKNPTIIFADTDLDQHLGSIVRSSFANQGEICLCGSRILVEQSLYDQFVARFTAAVAALTIGDPLEPGTDLGPLISAGHRDKVMGYIALARSEGGVIRTGGGAPATVPARCANGYYVAPTVIANLPMGCRTNQEEIFGPVVTVMPFRDEAHAIELANDSPYGLAASLWTNNLTRAHRVAEQVQCGTIWVNCWLLRDLRVPFGGMRQSGVGREGGDEAIRFFTEPKNVCIKL